Proteins found in one Ferrovibrio sp. MS7 genomic segment:
- the glpX gene encoding class II fructose-bisphosphatase has product MERNLTLEAVRVTEAAAIAAAGLIGLGDEQAADEAASAAMLKALEAVNIAGKVVIGLGERDDVPRLFVGQEVGSGKGPAIDIALDPLEGTSNAAKGAPNAMAVIAFANAGCFLHAPDVYMDKIAVGAGLPPGVVDLDRSPAENLKSLAAAKNVAVSDLTVCILDRPRHMELINAVRATGARVALISDGDIAGVIATTDSDTGIDIYMGSGGAPEGVLAAAALRCIGGQMQGRLIFRNEDERSRARRLGIEKLDRKYEITDLASGDVIFAATGVTDGSLLSGVKRAAVGHKVHSVSMRSETRTIRRIEAVILHALD; this is encoded by the coding sequence ATGGAGCGCAACTTGACGCTCGAAGCCGTGCGCGTGACTGAAGCCGCCGCCATTGCCGCCGCCGGCCTGATCGGCCTGGGTGACGAGCAGGCCGCCGACGAAGCCGCCTCGGCGGCGATGCTGAAGGCGCTGGAAGCCGTGAACATCGCCGGCAAGGTGGTGATTGGGCTGGGTGAACGTGATGACGTGCCGCGCCTGTTCGTCGGCCAGGAAGTCGGCAGCGGCAAGGGGCCGGCCATCGATATCGCGCTGGATCCGCTGGAAGGCACCTCCAATGCCGCCAAGGGCGCACCCAATGCGATGGCGGTGATCGCGTTTGCCAATGCCGGCTGCTTCCTGCATGCGCCGGATGTCTACATGGACAAGATCGCGGTGGGTGCCGGCCTGCCGCCCGGCGTGGTCGATCTTGATCGCAGCCCGGCCGAGAATCTCAAATCCCTGGCGGCGGCCAAGAATGTCGCGGTATCCGATCTCACTGTCTGCATCCTTGATCGCCCGCGCCATATGGAACTGATCAACGCGGTGCGCGCCACCGGCGCCCGCGTGGCGCTGATCTCGGATGGCGACATTGCCGGCGTCATCGCCACCACCGACAGCGATACCGGCATCGACATCTACATGGGCTCTGGCGGCGCGCCGGAAGGCGTGCTGGCAGCGGCGGCCCTGCGCTGCATCGGCGGCCAGATGCAGGGCCGGCTGATCTTCCGCAACGAGGATGAGCGTTCGCGCGCCCGCCGGCTCGGTATCGAGAAACTGGACCGCAAATACGAGATCACCGACCTGGCCTCGGGCGACGTGATCTTCGCCGCCACCGGCGTCACTGATGGCTCGCTGCTGTCCGGCGTCAAACGCGCCGCAGTCGGCCACAAGGTGCATTCGGTCTCGATGCGCTCCGAGACCCGCACCATCCGCCGCATCGAGGCGGTGATCCTGCACGCGCTCGATTGA
- a CDS encoding homoserine dehydrogenase: MARSASSKQSPLRVGIAGLGVVGAGVVRLLHEQAGLLAARGGRPIQVVAVSARDKRKKRGLPAGQWRWYSNAVDIAKDPDVDVVVELIGGSGGVAKELCETALRNGKGVVTANKALLAMQGDKLALAAEQAGVPLAFEAAVAGGIPILKALREGLAGNNVKRVHGILNGTCNYILTEMREKGGDFSAVLADAQKLGYAEADPSFDVDGIDAAHKLTVLTALAFNTKVDFKAVHVEGIRHVSAVDIAFAREFGYRIKLLAIARRTPRGIEQRVHPCMVPANTPIAHVDGVFNAVAAEGDFVGPVMFEGRGAGQNPTASAVVADLADIAAGRSGFAFGVPAAKLGKLKSAAMADHVGRYYIRLLVKDRPGVLADVSAVLRDHKISIESLVQRGRAEGENTPVAVLLISHEAREADMVRALKRIAKLRSMQEAPRLIRIETL, translated from the coding sequence ATGGCTCGTTCTGCATCGTCCAAGCAGTCGCCGTTGCGCGTTGGTATCGCCGGCCTCGGCGTTGTCGGCGCTGGTGTGGTGCGCCTGCTGCATGAACAGGCCGGCCTGCTGGCCGCGCGCGGCGGCCGCCCGATCCAGGTGGTGGCGGTTTCAGCGCGCGACAAGCGCAAGAAGCGCGGTCTGCCGGCAGGTCAGTGGCGCTGGTACAGCAATGCCGTCGATATCGCCAAGGATCCCGATGTGGATGTGGTGGTCGAGCTGATCGGCGGCTCCGGCGGCGTTGCCAAGGAACTCTGCGAAACCGCGCTGCGCAACGGCAAGGGCGTGGTGACGGCGAATAAAGCCCTGCTTGCCATGCAGGGCGACAAGCTGGCGCTGGCTGCCGAGCAGGCCGGCGTGCCGCTGGCTTTCGAGGCGGCGGTGGCGGGCGGTATCCCGATCCTCAAGGCGCTGCGCGAGGGATTGGCCGGCAACAACGTGAAGCGCGTGCACGGCATTCTCAACGGCACCTGCAACTACATCCTCACCGAGATGCGCGAGAAGGGCGGCGATTTCAGCGCCGTGCTCGCCGATGCGCAGAAGCTCGGCTATGCCGAGGCCGATCCGAGCTTCGATGTCGATGGCATCGACGCCGCGCATAAGCTGACCGTGCTGACCGCACTGGCCTTCAACACCAAGGTCGATTTCAAGGCCGTGCATGTGGAAGGCATCCGCCATGTCTCGGCGGTGGATATCGCGTTCGCGCGCGAATTCGGCTACCGCATCAAGCTGCTGGCCATCGCGCGCCGTACGCCGCGCGGCATCGAACAACGTGTGCATCCCTGCATGGTGCCGGCCAACACGCCGATTGCCCATGTCGATGGCGTGTTCAACGCCGTTGCCGCCGAAGGCGATTTCGTCGGCCCGGTGATGTTCGAGGGCCGGGGCGCCGGCCAGAACCCGACCGCTTCGGCCGTGGTAGCCGATCTCGCCGATATCGCCGCGGGTCGCAGCGGCTTCGCCTTCGGCGTGCCGGCGGCGAAGCTCGGCAAGCTCAAGTCAGCAGCGATGGCCGATCATGTCGGCCGCTATTATATCCGCCTGCTGGTGAAGGACCGGCCGGGCGTGCTGGCCGATGTTTCGGCGGTGCTGCGCGACCACAAGATCTCGATTGAAAGCCTGGTGCAGCGTGGCCGTGCCGAGGGCGAGAATACCCCGGTGGCGGTGCTGCTGATCAGCCATGAAGCCCGCGAGGCCGATATGGTGCGGGCACTGAAGCGGATCGCCAAGCTGCGCTCCATGCAGGAAGCGCCGCGCCTGATCCGTATCGAAACGCTGTGA
- a CDS encoding LL-diaminopimelate aminotransferase codes for MDTEFYRIKRLPPYVFEEVNRMKAQARAQGEDIIDFGMGNPDNSTPPHIVAKLVEAAQNPRAHRYSSSRGVPGLRKALANYYGRRFGVTLDADKECIVTLGSKEGLANLAMAISAPGDTVLVPNPSYPMHAFGFIIAGANVRSVPIGPGFDFFAGLDRAYRHSVPAPIALIVSFPANPTAMTVDLDFYAAVVDFAKKRNMWIISDLAYSEIYFDGNPPPSILQVPGARDVAIEFTSLSKTYNMPGWRIGFGAGNAKLVGALARVKSYLDYGAFTPIQVAATAALNGPQDCVEEIRGVYKSRRDVLVQGLTQAGWEIPNPNASMFAWAPIPERYAHLGSVEFSKLLLREAKVAVAPGIGFGEYGDNFVRLAFVENEHRTRQAVKNIKRLLGSPSNQEEAPLKKVAG; via the coding sequence ATGGATACCGAGTTTTACCGCATCAAGCGCCTGCCGCCCTACGTGTTCGAGGAAGTCAACCGGATGAAGGCCCAGGCGCGTGCCCAGGGCGAGGACATCATCGACTTCGGCATGGGCAACCCGGATAATTCGACCCCGCCGCATATCGTCGCCAAGCTGGTGGAAGCGGCGCAGAACCCGCGTGCCCACCGTTATTCCTCCAGCCGTGGCGTGCCCGGCCTGCGCAAGGCGCTGGCGAATTACTATGGCCGCCGCTTCGGCGTGACGCTGGATGCCGATAAGGAATGCATCGTCACGCTCGGTTCCAAGGAGGGCCTGGCCAATCTCGCCATGGCGATCTCGGCGCCGGGCGATACCGTGCTGGTGCCGAACCCGAGCTATCCGATGCATGCCTTCGGCTTCATCATCGCCGGCGCCAATGTGCGCTCCGTGCCGATCGGCCCGGGCTTCGATTTCTTTGCCGGCCTGGATCGCGCCTACCGCCACAGCGTGCCGGCGCCGATCGCGCTGATCGTCAGCTTCCCGGCCAACCCGACCGCGATGACCGTCGATCTCGACTTCTACGCGGCGGTGGTGGATTTCGCCAAGAAGCGCAACATGTGGATCATCTCTGACCTGGCCTATTCGGAGATCTATTTCGATGGCAACCCGCCGCCCTCGATCCTGCAGGTGCCGGGTGCGCGCGATGTCGCCATCGAATTCACCTCGCTGTCCAAGACCTACAACATGCCGGGCTGGCGCATCGGCTTCGGTGCCGGCAATGCCAAGCTGGTCGGCGCGCTGGCCCGCGTGAAGTCCTATCTCGATTACGGCGCCTTCACGCCGATCCAGGTGGCGGCCACGGCGGCGCTGAACGGGCCGCAGGATTGCGTCGAGGAAATCCGTGGCGTCTACAAATCGCGCCGCGATGTGCTGGTGCAGGGCCTGACCCAGGCCGGTTGGGAAATCCCGAACCCGAATGCCTCGATGTTCGCCTGGGCGCCGATCCCGGAACGCTACGCCCATCTCGGCTCGGTGGAGTTCTCCAAGCTGCTGCTGCGCGAGGCCAAGGTGGCGGTGGCGCCGGGCATCGGCTTCGGCGAATACGGCGACAACTTCGTCCGTCTCGCCTTTGTCGAGAATGAGCACCGTACGCGCCAGGCGGTGAAGAATATCAAGCGCCTGCTGGGTTCGCCCTCCAATCAGGAAGAGGCGCCGTTGAAGAAGGTGGCTGGCTGA
- a CDS encoding OmpA family protein: MSSKSQFTAETTKRPTGARAAMLAAAFAALLVLPGCSTVSDAASWANPLNWFGDDDPVATQQATKPATAATDERFPNLGRVPPRPVEQSSSADRRQAMGTLAADRSNARYTDEELRARPATGNQVPPAPAAPQTQLPGLPGQAQGQIQANQQLQGGAVPAQQMQRLAAGRNDPVGQRAVNAPAAQAAPQQPAYQAPAYQAPANAANMGSVYAANLQASAATVLPPNLAQSQPQLAQPAGTQVAGLGGAGAVPASATMQPGGRQLLAVVRFAANSAVLDARDRELLKNVAFYQKGVGGKGRLRVVGYASATIEAADISAKRAQSAGAELQKHYVPANMMILEARAEGAPAYTQAAAGATAEQSRRVEIYLEN; the protein is encoded by the coding sequence ATGAGCAGCAAGAGCCAGTTCACGGCAGAGACGACCAAGCGCCCGACTGGCGCCCGTGCCGCCATGCTGGCTGCTGCCTTTGCCGCCCTGCTGGTCCTGCCCGGCTGTTCCACCGTGTCCGACGCGGCGAGCTGGGCCAACCCGCTGAACTGGTTCGGCGATGATGATCCGGTCGCTACCCAGCAGGCTACCAAGCCGGCCACCGCCGCAACCGATGAGCGGTTCCCCAATCTCGGCCGCGTGCCGCCGCGCCCGGTGGAGCAGTCGAGCAGTGCCGACCGCCGCCAGGCCATGGGTACGCTGGCCGCCGACCGCAGTAATGCGCGGTATACGGACGAAGAGCTCCGTGCCCGCCCGGCCACCGGCAACCAGGTGCCGCCGGCCCCGGCCGCGCCGCAGACCCAGCTTCCCGGCTTGCCGGGCCAGGCCCAGGGTCAAATCCAGGCCAACCAGCAGCTCCAAGGCGGCGCCGTGCCGGCGCAGCAGATGCAGCGCCTGGCCGCGGGCCGCAACGATCCGGTCGGCCAGCGGGCGGTGAATGCCCCGGCCGCCCAGGCCGCGCCGCAGCAGCCAGCTTACCAGGCCCCCGCATATCAGGCGCCAGCCAACGCCGCCAATATGGGTTCGGTCTACGCCGCCAACCTGCAGGCTTCCGCCGCCACCGTGCTGCCGCCGAACCTGGCCCAGAGCCAGCCGCAGCTTGCCCAGCCGGCCGGAACCCAGGTTGCAGGGCTGGGTGGGGCCGGCGCCGTGCCGGCTTCGGCTACCATGCAGCCTGGCGGTCGCCAGCTTCTTGCCGTGGTGCGGTTCGCGGCCAATTCGGCCGTCCTGGACGCGCGCGATCGTGAATTGCTCAAGAATGTGGCCTTCTATCAGAAGGGCGTCGGTGGCAAGGGCCGCCTTCGGGTCGTCGGCTATGCCTCGGCAACCATCGAAGCTGCCGATATCAGCGCCAAGCGGGCCCAGAGCGCGGGTGCCGAACTGCAGAAACATTACGTGCCGGCCAACATGATGATTCTGGAGGCCAGGGCAGAGGGAGCCCCGGCCTATACCCAGGCCGCCGCAGGCGCTACCGCCGAACAAAGCCGCCGCGTCGAAATCTATCTCGAAAATTAG
- a CDS encoding PHA/PHB synthase family protein: MNKQPDSGVKLPDPTEWAKNWNEIAEQSQKLVSEFLARQGSEPLPSPAAIAPDPLNIGSAFMEMTAKMMTNPEKLVEAQVELWRAYTELWTSSAQRFMGQEAQPIAQPEKGDKRFKDAAWNESYLFDYIKQSYLLTARWLQKTVNDVDGLDAKTRKKVDFYTRQFVDAMAPSNFVMTNPEVLKATIDSNGENLVKGLHNLLEDLERGKGKLNIKMVDAKAFEVGGNVATTPGKVVYQNDLMQLIQYSPTTKEVYTRPLYIVPPWINKFYILDLKPENSFIKWMVAKGYTVFVVSWNQPDERHVDKTFESYMREGILDGLDAVKQATGEEEVTAIGYCIGGTLMASTLAWMAAQGDNRIKAVTFFAAQVEFSEAGELSVFIDEEQIKYFEELMSQKGYLEGTEMANTFNMLRANDLIWSFVVNNYLLGKEPFPFDLLYWNADATRMPAKMHSFYLRNMYQRNLLAQPGGLELGGQKIDLRKIKIPVYLQASREDHIAPFRSVYKASQLYSGPVRFLLAGSGHIAGVINPPAAKKYQHWTNDTKTNPAKVEDWIKGATEHPGSWWEDWDAWLSAKSGPKVKARVPGDGKLKAIEDAPGSYVKKRIID; the protein is encoded by the coding sequence ATGAACAAGCAACCAGACAGTGGCGTGAAGCTTCCCGACCCGACCGAATGGGCCAAGAACTGGAACGAGATCGCGGAGCAGAGCCAGAAGCTGGTTTCCGAATTCCTTGCCCGCCAGGGTAGCGAACCGCTGCCCTCCCCGGCCGCCATCGCCCCGGACCCGCTCAACATCGGCTCCGCCTTCATGGAAATGACGGCGAAGATGATGACCAACCCGGAAAAGCTGGTGGAAGCCCAGGTCGAGCTGTGGCGGGCCTATACCGAGCTGTGGACCTCCTCGGCGCAGCGCTTCATGGGCCAGGAGGCGCAGCCGATCGCCCAGCCGGAAAAGGGCGACAAGCGGTTCAAAGATGCCGCCTGGAACGAAAGCTACCTGTTCGACTACATCAAGCAATCCTACCTGCTCACCGCGCGCTGGCTGCAGAAGACCGTGAACGATGTCGACGGCCTGGATGCCAAGACACGTAAGAAGGTGGATTTCTATACCCGCCAGTTCGTCGATGCGATGGCGCCGTCCAACTTCGTGATGACCAATCCGGAAGTGCTGAAGGCGACCATCGACAGCAACGGCGAGAATTTGGTCAAGGGCCTGCACAACCTGCTGGAGGATCTGGAGCGCGGCAAGGGCAAGCTGAACATCAAGATGGTGGATGCCAAGGCGTTCGAGGTCGGCGGCAATGTAGCCACCACGCCGGGCAAGGTTGTCTACCAGAACGACCTGATGCAGCTGATCCAGTACAGCCCGACCACCAAGGAGGTCTACACGCGGCCGCTCTACATCGTGCCGCCCTGGATCAACAAGTTTTACATCCTGGACCTCAAGCCGGAGAATTCCTTCATCAAGTGGATGGTGGCGAAGGGCTACACCGTTTTCGTGGTGTCGTGGAACCAGCCCGATGAGCGCCATGTGGACAAGACCTTCGAAAGCTACATGCGCGAAGGCATCCTGGATGGCCTCGATGCGGTGAAGCAGGCCACCGGCGAAGAGGAAGTCACTGCCATCGGCTATTGCATCGGCGGCACCCTGATGGCCTCCACCCTGGCTTGGATGGCGGCGCAGGGCGACAACCGCATCAAGGCTGTCACCTTCTTCGCCGCCCAGGTGGAATTCTCGGAGGCCGGCGAACTCTCGGTGTTCATCGACGAGGAGCAGATCAAGTATTTCGAGGAGCTTATGTCGCAGAAGGGCTATCTCGAAGGCACCGAGATGGCGAACACCTTCAACATGCTGCGCGCCAACGACCTGATCTGGTCCTTCGTGGTCAACAACTACCTGCTGGGCAAGGAGCCCTTCCCGTTCGACCTGCTGTACTGGAATGCCGACGCCACCCGCATGCCGGCGAAGATGCACAGCTTCTATCTGCGCAACATGTATCAGCGCAATCTGCTGGCCCAGCCCGGCGGCCTGGAATTGGGCGGCCAGAAGATCGACCTGCGCAAGATCAAGATTCCGGTCTACCTGCAGGCCAGCCGCGAGGATCACATCGCGCCGTTCCGCTCGGTCTACAAGGCATCGCAGCTTTATTCCGGCCCGGTGCGCTTCCTGCTTGCCGGCTCCGGCCATATCGCCGGCGTGATCAATCCGCCGGCGGCGAAGAAGTACCAGCACTGGACCAACGACACCAAGACCAACCCGGCCAAGGTCGAGGACTGGATCAAGGGCGCCACCGAGCATCCCGGCTCATGGTGGGAGGACTGGGATGCCTGGCTCTCGGCGAAGTCCGGTCCGAAGGTGAAGGCGCGCGTGCCGGGTGACGGCAAGCTCAAGGCCATCGAGGACGCCCCCGGATCCTACGTGAAGAAGCGCATCATCGACTGA
- a CDS encoding helix-turn-helix transcriptional regulator, which yields MEAIEVIYASAFEDGQWQRFVDRLCHHFPGFVIAVRSWDERASAGRALSLTVSGLPPSHAASYNDYYVTTNPWALSIPQMTAGRVLFGSEMVKPADFYRSEFYNDWAKPLGVDSSFGYLTEQDPARHLLFASLQREAGNRHYDEMERLIGFMGPHLQRAMRLNRQFDLLADERHLREAAMDRFSTGIVIVDDQGRLLYANQAADEICRQDDGITFRRGQLRVGNRTANSQLAQSVALAGRVGRYASLTAHTQAASMVRVERPSGLKPYAVMVAPMPGAAKGLPLAWRSAVMLFINDPELRLSPAPEMLRSLYGLTPAESRLVIALLEDLTLDQISAQFGISTHTIKVQIRQVFAKTGTSRQSELIGRVLHDLSCRLVVPLH from the coding sequence TTGGAAGCCATTGAGGTGATCTATGCCTCGGCTTTCGAGGATGGCCAATGGCAGCGTTTTGTTGACCGGCTGTGCCATCATTTCCCCGGCTTTGTCATTGCCGTGCGTTCATGGGATGAGCGGGCCTCGGCGGGGCGGGCGCTGAGCCTGACCGTCTCCGGCCTGCCACCCAGCCATGCCGCCTCCTATAACGATTACTACGTCACGACCAATCCCTGGGCTTTGTCGATCCCACAGATGACTGCCGGGCGCGTGCTGTTCGGCAGCGAGATGGTGAAGCCTGCGGATTTCTACAGGTCGGAATTCTATAACGACTGGGCCAAGCCGCTGGGGGTGGATTCCAGCTTCGGCTACCTGACCGAGCAGGATCCTGCCCGGCATCTGCTCTTCGCATCGCTGCAACGGGAAGCGGGCAATCGCCACTATGATGAGATGGAGCGGCTGATTGGGTTTATGGGACCGCATCTGCAGCGGGCCATGCGGTTGAACCGGCAATTCGACTTGCTGGCCGATGAACGACACTTGCGGGAAGCGGCCATGGACCGCTTTTCCACCGGCATCGTGATCGTCGATGATCAAGGCCGTCTGCTCTATGCCAACCAGGCTGCCGACGAGATATGCCGGCAGGATGATGGCATTACTTTCCGGCGCGGTCAGTTGCGGGTCGGCAACCGAACGGCCAACAGCCAATTGGCGCAGAGCGTTGCCCTGGCGGGGCGTGTGGGGCGCTATGCGAGCCTGACCGCACATACCCAGGCGGCCAGCATGGTCCGGGTGGAGCGGCCATCGGGCCTTAAGCCCTATGCGGTGATGGTGGCGCCGATGCCGGGAGCGGCCAAGGGCCTGCCCCTGGCGTGGCGCTCGGCCGTCATGCTGTTCATCAACGATCCTGAGCTGCGGCTCTCACCGGCGCCCGAGATGCTCCGCAGCCTGTATGGCCTGACGCCAGCGGAAAGTCGCCTGGTCATCGCCTTGCTGGAGGATTTGACGCTGGATCAGATCAGTGCCCAGTTTGGGATCAGCACTCACACGATCAAGGTGCAGATTCGGCAGGTCTTCGCCAAGACCGGCACCAGCCGCCAATCGGAATTGATCGGGCGTGTTCTGCACGATCTCTCATGCCGGCTGGTTGTCCCGCTGCATTGA
- a CDS encoding dienelactone hydrolase family protein, whose amino-acid sequence MKRCIAIAGISLLLAGLMPAAPQAQGKPDPAFVEKIVATLKGKFPDISVYCQMDEDARKKLTVDTVLDLAIAAKGRYAEPVASGLEAGAQMRTACGREAKTFTAADIEMLSPDQVRANAAKAADIIYPTGPVELTAARQGVTAIYKPAGQGPFPALIIVSRCSAGATDPDLINWAHETVKRGYVAFVLDAIGSRGIDTICYGPKGGVTYERIVRDAALAAQHLRGFDFVDKQRIGLTGFSVGGMTGMMAASKLLGETLAAGDRINAVVSVYPACVAGMGVLRQDIDKPMLVLMGGADTEAPPEECLPGLEKLKQAGAPVEWHVFPNATHCWDCPRMSGFSKTDIRGAKVVYTYSGTITADTANRLFGFLDRAMAKN is encoded by the coding sequence GCTGCTGGCGGGACTCATGCCCGCTGCGCCGCAGGCACAAGGTAAGCCCGATCCGGCCTTCGTCGAGAAGATTGTTGCGACACTGAAGGGCAAGTTTCCAGACATCAGCGTTTATTGCCAGATGGACGAGGATGCGCGGAAAAAGCTGACGGTGGATACCGTGCTCGACCTCGCCATCGCTGCCAAGGGCCGCTATGCCGAACCGGTGGCATCGGGCCTTGAAGCTGGCGCGCAGATGCGTACCGCCTGTGGTCGAGAGGCCAAGACCTTCACCGCCGCCGATATCGAAATGCTGTCGCCGGACCAGGTTCGCGCCAATGCCGCCAAGGCGGCGGATATCATTTATCCAACGGGGCCGGTCGAGCTGACGGCGGCGCGTCAGGGTGTCACCGCGATCTATAAGCCGGCGGGGCAGGGGCCGTTTCCGGCGCTGATTATCGTCAGCCGCTGTTCGGCTGGCGCTACTGATCCGGACCTGATCAATTGGGCGCATGAGACGGTGAAGCGCGGCTATGTCGCCTTCGTCCTGGACGCCATCGGCAGCCGCGGTATCGATACCATCTGCTATGGCCCGAAAGGTGGCGTCACCTACGAACGTATCGTGCGTGACGCAGCGCTGGCAGCGCAGCATCTGCGCGGTTTCGACTTCGTGGACAAACAGCGGATCGGTCTGACCGGGTTTTCCGTTGGCGGCATGACCGGGATGATGGCGGCAAGCAAACTGCTCGGCGAGACACTTGCTGCCGGCGACCGGATCAATGCGGTCGTGTCGGTTTATCCGGCCTGCGTCGCCGGCATGGGCGTGTTGCGCCAGGATATCGACAAGCCGATGCTGGTGCTGATGGGGGGCGCCGATACCGAGGCGCCGCCAGAGGAGTGCCTGCCGGGGCTGGAAAAGCTGAAGCAGGCTGGCGCGCCTGTGGAGTGGCATGTGTTTCCCAATGCCACTCATTGCTGGGATTGCCCAAGGATGAGCGGTTTTTCCAAGACCGACATTCGTGGCGCGAAGGTGGTCTATACCTACAGCGGTACGATTACCGCCGACACCGCCAACCGGCTGTTCGGCTTTCTCGACCGTGCCATGGCAAAGAATTAG